From one Culex quinquefasciatus strain JHB chromosome 3, VPISU_Cqui_1.0_pri_paternal, whole genome shotgun sequence genomic stretch:
- the LOC6039478 gene encoding uncharacterized protein LOC6039478, translated as MKSKSAVLFSFLLGIVPASSIQVMLDNVSFCNSTGMVDCDVRVHKINRTTAALIGNIVQKVDIGGSYSALIEAYHSPMGNSQFNRYPMKIGPISMCEFLNDYWGDYYGYVVQFIENIAKPGECPFTARSYQVKDWIMDSRLLPPYVSTGLWRMMWSAWDNQTGDVFMTEIVFKVYDDGHF; from the exons ATGAAGTCGAAAAGTGCTGTTTTGTTCTCATTTTTGTTAGGAATTGTTCCAGCAAGTTCTATTCAAGTAATGCTGGATAACGTTAGCTTTTGTAACAGTACCGGAATGGTTGACTGCGACGTAAGAGTTCACAAGATTAACCGGACAACGGCAGCCCTTATTGGAAATATCGTACAGAAAGTAGACATCGGCGGAAGTTATAGC GCTCTGATCGAAGCCTACCACAGTCCGATGGGCAACAGTCAGTTCAATCGCTACCCGATGAAAATCGGACCGATCAGCATGTGCGAGTTTTTGAACGACTACTGGGGCGATTACTACGGGTACGTGGTGCAGTTCATCGAGAACATCGCAAAACCTGGCGAGTGTCCGTTCACGGCGCGGTCCTACCAGGTCAAGGATTGGATCATGGACTCGCGGTTGCTGCCACCGTACGTTTCCACTGGGCTGTGGCGAATGATGTGGTCAGCGTGGGACAATCAAACCGGCGATGTTTTCATGACCGAAATTGTGTTCAAAGTGTATGACGATGGGCACTTTTGA